From a region of the Thermus caldilimi genome:
- a CDS encoding sensor histidine kinase: protein MKGSFRARLLATFALGMLFLGLGLGGTAFFLVKTGLEASLEARGKAQTLYLARQLEEDLLVNDLYAVFRQLESLVAEGVLGFVLGPKGEVMVHTFPGGFPLNLKTLKGRFRFQGEIYRLYRSPIGDGSVGALALAFPETPLWQKLAHLLVLGAWLALGVAALAFLLVSRAADQFLKPLEALVQGVRAWQEGREAVLPDPGGELRVLHQALVAYREGVKRREQELSTLNQVAEAVNRAETPEEVLHNALETLAQSGLFRCGEAWLGEVRVGKVLCPYQEERDCLLRKGVQGLYHTLELPGARLYLNAEAPKAFREAIKAPIEAGLHRARYTQALKERDQERSQLLKALIQAQEAERARIARDLHDQIGQVLTGIDLGLRAVKEGRLEAVPALQELVRSAIQDVRHLSRSLRPSALDTLGLEAALKRMAEEFQERTGIRVNLLCRLKGRLPETHETTLYRVVQEALTNVARHAKAKQVSVVLQQEEEGINLVVEDDGQGFPPQVQPGLGILGMRERIELLGGRFQMESLQGLGTTLYARIPLKEVEA from the coding sequence ATGAAGGGAAGCTTCCGTGCGCGCCTGCTGGCGACCTTCGCTCTGGGCATGCTCTTCCTGGGGCTCGGACTCGGGGGAACCGCTTTCTTCCTGGTGAAGACAGGCCTGGAGGCCAGCCTCGAGGCCCGGGGCAAAGCCCAGACCCTCTACCTGGCCCGGCAGCTGGAAGAGGACCTCTTGGTCAACGACCTCTATGCCGTTTTCCGCCAGCTGGAGTCCCTGGTGGCAGAAGGCGTGTTGGGGTTTGTCCTAGGCCCCAAGGGGGAGGTGATGGTGCACACCTTCCCGGGCGGATTTCCCCTGAATCTAAAAACCCTAAAGGGTCGCTTCCGTTTCCAAGGGGAAATCTATAGGCTTTACCGTAGCCCCATCGGGGATGGCTCTGTGGGTGCCTTGGCCTTGGCCTTTCCCGAAACCCCCCTCTGGCAGAAGCTGGCCCACCTTTTGGTCCTGGGCGCCTGGCTGGCCCTGGGGGTGGCCGCTTTGGCCTTCCTCCTGGTGAGCCGTGCGGCGGACCAGTTTCTTAAGCCCCTCGAGGCCCTGGTCCAAGGCGTGCGGGCCTGGCAAGAGGGACGGGAAGCAGTCCTTCCCGATCCCGGTGGGGAACTAAGGGTCCTCCACCAGGCTCTGGTGGCATACCGGGAAGGGGTGAAGCGACGGGAACAGGAGCTTTCCACCCTGAACCAGGTGGCGGAGGCCGTGAACCGGGCGGAAACCCCAGAAGAGGTGTTGCACAACGCCCTGGAAACCCTGGCCCAAAGCGGACTCTTCCGTTGCGGGGAAGCCTGGCTGGGCGAGGTGCGGGTGGGTAAGGTTCTCTGCCCCTACCAGGAGGAGAGGGACTGCCTCCTACGGAAAGGCGTGCAAGGGCTCTACCACACCCTGGAACTTCCCGGAGCCCGCCTCTACCTGAACGCCGAAGCCCCCAAGGCCTTCCGGGAGGCTATCAAAGCCCCTATCGAAGCCGGGCTACACCGGGCCCGGTACACCCAGGCCCTAAAGGAAAGGGACCAGGAGCGTTCCCAGCTCCTCAAGGCCCTCATTCAGGCCCAAGAGGCGGAAAGGGCGCGCATCGCCCGCGATCTTCACGACCAGATAGGCCAGGTCCTTACGGGCATCGACCTGGGCTTGAGAGCGGTGAAGGAGGGGCGGCTGGAGGCGGTGCCCGCCCTGCAAGAGTTGGTGCGAAGCGCCATCCAGGATGTGCGCCACCTCTCCCGCTCCCTGCGCCCCTCCGCCTTGGACACCCTGGGCCTCGAGGCCGCTTTGAAACGCATGGCCGAAGAGTTCCAGGAAAGAACGGGGATCCGGGTCAACCTCCTTTGCCGCCTAAAGGGGCGGTTGCCGGAAACCCACGAAACCACCCTCTACCGGGTGGTACAGGAGGCCCTCACCAACGTGGCCCGCCATGCCAAGGCAAAGCAGGTTTCCGTTGTCTTGCAACAAGAAGAGGAGGGGATCAACCTGGTGGTGGAGGACGACGGCCAAGGCTTCCCCCCGCAGGTCCAGCCTGGGTTGGGGATCCTGGGTATGCGGGAGAGGATAGAACTCCTAGGAGGCCGGTTCCAGATGGAAAGCCTCCAGGGGCTTGGCACCACCCTCTACGCCCGCATTCCCTTAAAGGAGGTGGAGGCGTGA
- a CDS encoding 4Fe-4S dicluster domain-containing protein: protein MNEVESRRAFLEKVASTVFAGMVLGGQPVKAGAEPSKVELPPRPPDGPILLELEYEDVLLRMQRDLERALNKGTTPKWVMVIDTRKCVGCHACTISCAVENKLPPGVVYRPVVEEQVGVYPQVTWKFLPRPCMQCDNPPCVPVCPVGATWKREDGIVEIDYDACIGCRYCLVSCPYQARTFDFGENWTQDTPGHGQMPYEELPTFEWGEVHVRKEGVAPGSPVGNARKCSFCLHRIEHGLLPQCVATCIGRATFFGDASDPESLVFQLIHQPNAMRLKEELGTEPRVYYLV, encoded by the coding sequence ATGAACGAGGTGGAAAGCCGCAGGGCCTTTCTGGAGAAGGTGGCCTCCACGGTCTTCGCCGGCATGGTGCTGGGGGGTCAGCCGGTGAAGGCTGGGGCCGAACCTTCCAAGGTGGAGCTACCCCCAAGACCTCCCGATGGGCCCATCCTGCTCGAGCTGGAGTATGAGGATGTTCTTTTGCGCATGCAACGGGATCTGGAGCGGGCCCTGAACAAGGGCACCACTCCCAAGTGGGTCATGGTGATCGACACCCGCAAGTGCGTGGGTTGCCACGCCTGCACCATCTCCTGCGCCGTGGAGAACAAGCTTCCCCCTGGGGTGGTCTACCGTCCTGTGGTGGAGGAGCAGGTGGGTGTCTACCCGCAGGTGACCTGGAAGTTCCTGCCCCGGCCTTGCATGCAGTGCGACAACCCTCCTTGCGTTCCCGTCTGCCCGGTGGGGGCTACTTGGAAGCGGGAAGACGGCATCGTGGAGATCGACTACGACGCCTGTATCGGCTGCCGCTACTGCCTGGTTTCCTGCCCCTACCAGGCCCGCACCTTCGACTTTGGGGAGAATTGGACGCAGGATACCCCGGGCCATGGGCAGATGCCCTACGAGGAACTTCCCACATTTGAGTGGGGTGAAGTTCACGTGCGTAAGGAAGGGGTGGCACCCGGTAGCCCCGTGGGCAACGCCCGCAAGTGCAGCTTCTGCTTGCACCGCATCGAGCACGGGCTCTTGCCCCAGTGCGTGGCCACCTGCATCGGTCGGGCTACCTTTTTCGGGGATGCCTCCGATCCGGAAAGCCTGGTTTTCCAGCTCATCCACCAGCCCAATGCCATGCGGCTTAAGGAAGAGCTGGGTACGGAACCCAGGGTCTACTACCTGGTGTAA
- a CDS encoding response regulator transcription factor codes for MIRVFLVDDHPVVRAGMRYLLQGKVEIVGEAETGQEALLKIPQARPQVVILDIALPDMDGIQVAEKLKALYPEARLLALSMYAEPEYAERFLQAGGSGYLPKEAIERELEDAVLAVSRGEHYLPQNLLYRMIQAQTVRKPGPEVLTERELMVVRYLAQGLSYREIAEAMGISEKTVATYRERAAEKLGLRSRAELVRWAVEEKLV; via the coding sequence GTGATCCGGGTCTTCCTGGTGGACGACCATCCCGTGGTGCGGGCAGGGATGCGCTACCTGTTGCAAGGAAAGGTGGAGATTGTGGGCGAGGCGGAAACAGGCCAGGAGGCCTTGCTGAAGATCCCCCAAGCCAGGCCCCAGGTAGTGATCTTGGATATCGCCCTACCTGACATGGACGGCATCCAGGTGGCGGAAAAGCTGAAGGCTCTTTACCCCGAAGCCCGGCTCCTGGCCCTGTCCATGTATGCGGAACCGGAGTATGCGGAACGTTTCCTCCAGGCCGGGGGCTCCGGGTACCTGCCCAAGGAGGCCATCGAGCGGGAACTGGAGGATGCCGTGTTGGCAGTGTCCCGAGGAGAGCACTACCTGCCGCAGAACCTCCTTTACCGCATGATCCAGGCCCAAACCGTCCGCAAGCCGGGGCCAGAGGTCCTCACGGAGCGCGAACTCATGGTGGTCCGTTATCTGGCCCAGGGCCTTTCCTACAGGGAGATCGCCGAGGCCATGGGTATCTCGGAAAAGACCGTGGCCACCTACCGGGAACGGGCGGCGGAAAAGCTCGGTCTGAGAAGCCGGGCCGAGCTGGTACGCTGGGCGGTAGAGGAAAAGCTTGTGTAA
- a CDS encoding molybdopterin-dependent oxidoreductase has product MLSRRELVKLGVLSGSGVLLGEKATELISKAEAAAQRTPGFYPLNDPENQIYSVCLQCNTGCPIKVKIYEGAAAKIDGSPYSPWTLYPHLPLETSVEKAAKVDGGICPKGQSGLQTAYDPYRIRKVLKRAGPRGSGKWKEIPFEQAVREIAEGGKLFAEIGDERVYPGLKEVWALKDPEVMKAMKARVEEIWHEKDPAKKRALVERFKEEFKDYLDALIDPDHPDLGPRNNQVVFAYGRLKAGRSEFFKWFFQNGLGTVNFHGHTTVCQGSLYFTGKAMSYQLAYDEKKGEYTWTGAEKFYWQADLTGAEFVIFVGSNIFEGNYGPPLRVKEVTQGSATGKLRYVVLDPRAQKGVAHATKWIPTKSGYDAAVAFGMMRWMFAKGRFDARFLSAANKGAAKAIGEPSWTNATWLVEIDEKGFPAKLLRMSHLGMAPEVRVMDSKEVVFDHPIVLVQGKPTPVDPQSEDKPVFGDLFVDTTLNGIRVKSALQLIREEAFSRSLEEWAELAGVEPEEIVWLAHEFTSHGKRAVVDIHRGASQHTNGFYNAFAWNVLNALIGNYDHHGGYVRASTYDIIGKKAEGPFYLDKLHPKKLEPFGISIIRHEVDYEKTTLFEGYPAKRPWFPHSSDIYQEILPSAAQGYPYPVKILFHYMGSPAYALPAGHTQIQAMLDPARIPLIVAFDIVVGDTYLYADYIIPDLSYLERWEFHGSHPNVIWKVQTVRQPTIAPIPEEVKVFGEGMPLSAEAFLLALAEHLGVPGFGEKGFANGMPFRRPEDFYLKMVANLAFGEKADGSDAVPEADDREMEIFRQARRHLPPSVFDLEKWKAAIGDEGLFRRAVYVLNRGGRFQAFEKAFKPDGTLANAYGRQINLYLEKHAKSKNSMTGKPYWPLPRFFAPYTDALGQPIQDEEKGFEFTLITHRWITMTKSRTISNYWLLNITPENYIAINPEDAKRLGFKDGELVKVVSASNEVGIWDLGPLGKKPMVGKVKVMEGIRPGHLAFALGFGHWAYGASDLEINGQVIKADPRRATGIHANAAMRVDPVLKDVGLTDTTGGSAVFYDSKVRLVRPTPEEARTYGEGVRRGALEGPAGVRAEEILEKALKAARGELEPEALRREVASQLGLSQKV; this is encoded by the coding sequence ATGCTTTCCCGGCGGGAACTGGTCAAGCTGGGCGTCCTTTCCGGAAGCGGGGTTCTTCTGGGGGAGAAGGCCACAGAACTCATTTCCAAAGCCGAGGCGGCGGCTCAAAGGACTCCTGGCTTCTATCCTTTGAACGATCCAGAAAATCAGATCTATTCGGTTTGCCTCCAGTGCAACACCGGCTGCCCTATCAAGGTAAAGATCTACGAGGGGGCGGCGGCTAAGATAGACGGGAGCCCTTATTCGCCTTGGACCCTCTACCCGCACCTTCCCCTGGAAACATCGGTGGAGAAAGCAGCCAAGGTGGATGGGGGCATCTGCCCCAAGGGGCAGTCTGGTTTGCAGACGGCCTACGATCCTTACCGCATACGCAAGGTTCTCAAGCGGGCAGGCCCCAGGGGAAGCGGCAAGTGGAAGGAGATTCCCTTCGAACAGGCGGTGAGGGAGATCGCCGAAGGAGGGAAACTCTTTGCCGAGATCGGGGACGAACGGGTCTACCCGGGTCTGAAGGAGGTCTGGGCCCTGAAGGACCCCGAGGTGATGAAGGCCATGAAGGCCCGGGTGGAGGAAATTTGGCACGAAAAGGATCCAGCCAAGAAAAGGGCCTTGGTGGAGCGCTTTAAGGAGGAATTCAAGGATTACCTGGACGCACTCATCGACCCCGATCACCCCGACCTGGGACCCAGGAACAATCAGGTGGTGTTTGCCTATGGCCGCCTAAAGGCCGGGCGGAGTGAGTTCTTCAAGTGGTTCTTCCAGAACGGCCTGGGTACCGTTAATTTCCACGGGCACACCACCGTGTGCCAGGGCTCCCTCTACTTCACGGGCAAGGCCATGAGCTACCAGCTGGCCTACGACGAGAAGAAGGGGGAGTACACCTGGACGGGGGCCGAAAAGTTCTACTGGCAGGCGGACCTGACGGGGGCGGAATTCGTCATCTTCGTGGGGTCCAACATCTTTGAGGGCAACTACGGTCCGCCCCTCCGGGTGAAGGAGGTTACCCAGGGATCGGCAACCGGGAAGTTGAGGTATGTGGTCCTGGACCCTCGAGCCCAAAAGGGCGTGGCCCATGCCACCAAGTGGATCCCCACCAAGTCGGGCTACGATGCCGCCGTTGCCTTTGGCATGATGCGCTGGATGTTTGCGAAGGGGCGGTTTGACGCCCGCTTCCTCTCTGCCGCCAACAAAGGAGCGGCCAAGGCCATTGGCGAGCCCAGCTGGACCAACGCCACCTGGCTGGTGGAGATAGACGAGAAGGGCTTTCCCGCCAAGCTTCTGCGCATGAGCCACCTGGGAATGGCTCCCGAGGTCCGGGTCATGGACAGCAAGGAGGTGGTCTTCGATCATCCCATTGTCTTGGTACAGGGGAAACCCACCCCGGTGGACCCGCAGAGCGAGGATAAGCCTGTTTTCGGAGACCTCTTTGTGGACACCACCCTTAACGGCATCCGGGTGAAGAGCGCCCTCCAGCTGATTCGGGAGGAGGCCTTCAGCCGGAGCCTCGAGGAGTGGGCGGAGCTTGCGGGGGTTGAGCCCGAGGAGATCGTCTGGCTGGCCCATGAGTTCACCAGCCACGGCAAGAGGGCGGTGGTGGATATCCACCGGGGAGCCAGCCAGCACACCAACGGCTTCTACAACGCCTTTGCCTGGAATGTTCTTAACGCCTTGATTGGCAACTACGACCACCACGGTGGGTACGTCCGGGCCAGCACCTATGACATCATAGGCAAGAAGGCAGAAGGGCCCTTCTACCTGGACAAGCTCCACCCCAAGAAGCTGGAGCCCTTCGGTATCAGCATCATCCGCCATGAGGTGGACTACGAAAAAACGACCCTCTTTGAGGGCTATCCCGCCAAACGTCCCTGGTTCCCCCACAGCTCGGACATCTACCAGGAGATTCTGCCCTCCGCTGCCCAAGGGTACCCGTACCCGGTGAAGATCCTTTTCCACTACATGGGCTCCCCTGCCTATGCCCTTCCCGCCGGCCACACCCAGATCCAGGCCATGCTGGACCCCGCCAGGATTCCCCTCATCGTGGCCTTTGACATCGTGGTCGGGGATACGTATCTCTACGCTGACTACATTATTCCCGATCTCTCCTACCTGGAGCGCTGGGAGTTCCATGGAAGCCACCCCAACGTGATCTGGAAGGTGCAAACCGTGCGGCAGCCCACCATCGCACCCATTCCTGAGGAGGTGAAGGTCTTTGGGGAGGGGATGCCCCTGTCCGCAGAGGCTTTCCTACTGGCCCTGGCGGAGCACTTGGGGGTGCCGGGATTTGGGGAGAAGGGCTTTGCCAACGGCATGCCCTTCCGCAGGCCCGAGGACTTCTACCTGAAGATGGTGGCCAACCTGGCGTTTGGCGAGAAGGCGGATGGGTCGGATGCGGTGCCTGAGGCCGACGACAGGGAAATGGAAATCTTCAGGCAAGCCCGCCGTCACCTGCCCCCCTCGGTGTTCGACCTGGAGAAGTGGAAAGCGGCCATCGGGGATGAGGGTCTTTTCCGTCGAGCGGTGTATGTTCTGAACCGGGGTGGGCGTTTCCAGGCCTTTGAGAAGGCCTTTAAGCCCGACGGCACCCTGGCTAATGCCTACGGCAGGCAGATCAACCTGTACTTGGAGAAGCACGCCAAGAGCAAGAACAGCATGACCGGCAAGCCCTACTGGCCCTTGCCCCGCTTCTTCGCCCCCTACACGGATGCCTTGGGCCAGCCCATCCAGGACGAGGAAAAGGGTTTCGAGTTCACCCTGATCACCCACCGCTGGATCACCATGACCAAGAGCCGGACCATTTCCAACTACTGGCTTCTTAACATCACCCCTGAGAACTACATTGCCATCAACCCCGAGGATGCCAAGCGGTTGGGCTTCAAGGATGGGGAGCTGGTCAAGGTGGTTTCCGCCAGCAACGAGGTGGGGATTTGGGACCTGGGGCCTTTGGGCAAAAAGCCCATGGTGGGCAAGGTGAAGGTCATGGAGGGCATCCGCCCCGGGCATCTGGCCTTTGCCTTGGGTTTTGGCCACTGGGCCTATGGCGCAAGCGACCTGGAGATCAACGGCCAGGTGATCAAGGCTGACCCTAGGCGGGCTACAGGTATCCATGCCAATGCTGCCATGCGGGTGGACCCCGTCCTTAAGGACGTGGGGCTGACGGACACTACCGGAGGAAGCGCTGTCTTCTACGATTCCAAGGTGCGCTTGGTCCGTCCTACCCCCGAGGAAGCCCGGACTTATGGGGAGGGAGTGCGGAGGGGGGCCCTCGAGGGCCCAGCGGGCGTCCGGGCCGAGGAGATACTGGAAAAAGCCCTTAAGGCCGCCCGAGGGGAGCTGGAACCGGAGGCCTTGAGGCGGGAGGTGGCAAGCCAGCTGGGTTTGAGCCAAAAGGTCTAG
- a CDS encoding PhnD/SsuA/transferrin family substrate-binding protein: MARIWPLVFLLLGCARIPEAGPLAPLPPIRLEEEATLRIAVAGILSPKRSYPYWTLAHTLWPQATVLGRRGYGEVLDLLHKGQVEIAFLCTFAAAKAVAEGYGEVIARSVPASWTRYRSVVIVPATSDRQSLGDLAGATMAFVDPLSNTGYLRPIRELKGRGYRPEIFLGKILFTYAHDRAVEAVIRGLVEAAAVDGMVLDAMIRKDAGLKEKIRVIWEGPEDPPPPVVVRKGVAPELKREILKRLEEAGQLPEAGIAGFAPASDAQYRRFLLGF, translated from the coding sequence ATGGCCCGAATCTGGCCCCTGGTGTTTCTCCTCCTGGGCTGCGCCCGGATCCCGGAAGCCGGGCCCTTGGCTCCCCTTCCCCCCATCCGCCTCGAGGAAGAAGCCACCCTGCGCATCGCCGTGGCGGGCATCCTCTCCCCCAAAAGGAGCTACCCCTACTGGACCCTGGCCCACACCCTCTGGCCCCAGGCCACGGTATTGGGGCGGAGGGGGTACGGGGAGGTGCTGGACCTTCTGCACAAGGGCCAGGTGGAGATAGCCTTCCTATGCACCTTCGCCGCAGCCAAAGCGGTAGCGGAGGGTTACGGGGAGGTCATCGCCCGGTCGGTGCCCGCAAGCTGGACCCGGTACCGCAGCGTGGTCATCGTGCCGGCCACCTCGGACCGACAAAGCCTGGGGGATCTGGCGGGAGCCACCATGGCCTTTGTGGACCCCTTATCCAACACGGGCTACCTCCGCCCCATCCGGGAGCTCAAGGGGAGGGGCTATCGGCCGGAAATCTTTCTGGGCAAGATCCTCTTCACCTACGCCCACGACCGAGCGGTGGAGGCCGTGATCCGGGGCCTGGTGGAGGCCGCAGCGGTGGACGGAATGGTGCTGGATGCCATGATACGAAAGGACGCCGGGCTCAAGGAAAAGATCCGGGTCATCTGGGAAGGGCCCGAAGACCCACCCCCACCCGTGGTAGTGCGGAAGGGTGTAGCTCCTGAGCTCAAGCGGGAGATCCTAAAACGCTTGGAGGAAGCTGGACAGCTTCCGGAAGCGGGAATAGCCGGCTTCGCTCCCGCTAGCGACGCCCAGTATCGCCGCTTCCTGTTGGGGTTCTAG
- the nrfD gene encoding NrfD/PsrC family molybdoenzyme membrane anchor subunit, producing MRVWGRILYGVLAAIGLVGFFLRFATGHQLAGYGSYVPWGLWVAAYIYFIGLSAGAFLLSALVYVFGVRKLEPIAPLALVVALASLLMALVTIWFDLGHMERFYYVYLRPNFRSMMAWMVWLYTAYGLLLLAELYYALRRHLPRYADRGGITGFLARFLVKGRKTPFTQEEIQRDEGITRVLGTIGVPLAIAFHGGVGALFGTVVAQDLWHSPIYPILFLTGALLSGGALMTAAYVFFWPRKDGEWRELSLLLGRIVLGLILFDLLLEWAEYSIPMWYGVGSEFKALWNTLFGPFWYVYWVFHILLGVVVPIWLLLAFGLRGQIGAVGLASFLVAFTFLAIRLNLVIPSLVHPKLEGLVNAYRDHRLVFAYLPTWFEWSVVVFSVVLGFTVTYILVCVLPVIEGKLLKEVA from the coding sequence ATGCGCGTTTGGGGTCGGATCCTCTACGGGGTTTTAGCGGCCATAGGCCTTGTGGGTTTCTTCTTGCGCTTCGCCACCGGCCACCAACTGGCGGGATACGGCAGCTACGTGCCCTGGGGTCTGTGGGTGGCCGCGTATATCTACTTCATTGGCCTCTCGGCGGGAGCTTTCCTGCTTTCCGCCTTGGTCTATGTCTTTGGGGTGCGCAAGCTGGAGCCCATCGCTCCCTTGGCCCTGGTGGTGGCCTTGGCCAGCCTACTAATGGCTCTGGTTACCATCTGGTTTGACCTGGGACACATGGAGCGGTTTTATTACGTCTACCTGAGGCCCAACTTCCGCTCCATGATGGCCTGGATGGTGTGGCTTTATACCGCCTATGGGTTGCTCCTTCTTGCGGAGCTCTACTACGCCCTGAGGCGCCACCTGCCCCGGTATGCGGATAGGGGTGGCATAACCGGATTTCTGGCGCGCTTCCTCGTCAAGGGGCGGAAGACCCCCTTTACCCAGGAGGAGATACAGCGGGACGAGGGCATCACCAGGGTTTTGGGGACCATTGGCGTCCCCTTGGCTATCGCCTTCCACGGGGGTGTGGGTGCCCTCTTCGGTACGGTGGTAGCCCAGGATCTGTGGCATAGCCCCATCTACCCCATCCTCTTTCTCACGGGTGCCCTCCTCTCGGGCGGGGCGCTGATGACCGCAGCCTACGTGTTCTTCTGGCCCAGGAAGGACGGGGAGTGGAGGGAGCTTAGCCTTCTCCTGGGCCGGATCGTGTTAGGGCTTATCCTTTTTGACCTCCTCTTGGAATGGGCGGAGTACTCCATTCCCATGTGGTACGGGGTGGGTTCCGAGTTCAAGGCGCTGTGGAACACCCTGTTCGGCCCCTTCTGGTACGTGTACTGGGTGTTCCACATCCTGCTCGGGGTGGTGGTTCCCATCTGGCTCCTGTTGGCCTTTGGCTTGCGGGGCCAGATAGGGGCCGTAGGTCTCGCCAGCTTTCTGGTGGCCTTCACCTTCCTGGCCATCCGCCTCAACCTGGTCATTCCCAGCCTGGTCCACCCCAAGCTGGAGGGCCTGGTAAACGCTTACCGGGACCATCGCCTTGTCTTTGCCTACCTCCCCACCTGGTTTGAATGGAGCGTGGTGGTCTTTTCGGTGGTACTGGGCTTTACCGTGACCTACATTCTGGTGTGCGTTCTGCCCGTGATCGAGGGCAAGCTTCTAAAGGAGGTGGCGTGA